In the Tribolium castaneum strain GA2 chromosome 1, icTriCast1.1, whole genome shotgun sequence genome, one interval contains:
- the LOC103312285 gene encoding uncharacterized protein LOC103312285 isoform X1 — translation MEEVNRYKERLSIMFQGSSTSEQQIDYVIDIVLNNSNNNLLPFENKIEIMTDLLLESGDSLLSLKGGNLEANITNCASSEEGAVGFAYTKPRLTKIEINSLLTLFPDICPKFLDSFVAKNPTMNFDEIVNELSQTEYAKREIDPLDMWNDLKQMLPNADPTYLRNQARVLAKRPLEEYEEFLKNAIEKNDYPTLQDYLRKQEKLEDISVYTNHFTVANFLKIVPKPVEFFTSPEREAILADTSESDKEFALTFLYNQFPYLRQNQIQKIFNSYGQHLVKTCNKLKVLPRDFRNPRKHIEQDECFNVKLLQEIAFLKHEKSIRQYLKLQNDRYRKALDEARKYGLLQTCLCCFDEELIPEECLFCDKNCTFCKNCVKLGAEHVIGEGGTKFPCLADCPSEFNYSVLKMVLNDKVFKRLCQRKQIEEIKNANVDGLETCPFCDYVMVPEEGDKIFKCGNIECMKESCRECRHVAHIPLKCSEIEYDEDVKLRTYIENEMSEAFLRTCPSCSRKFYKESGCNKMTCLCGAKMCYICKVAVQDYSHFGNGRCPLFTENLDQLHFDNVIRRAQAAKAQLGVDKNPNKLKFDPTKNFQLN, via the exons ATGGAAGAGGTTAACAGATACAAGGAAAGACTTTCAATTATGTTTCAAGGAAGCTCCACAAGTGAACAACAAATTGATTACGTGATTGATatcgttttaaataattctaataaCAATTTGCTACCTTTTGAGAATAAAATCGAGATTATGACAGATCTTTTATTAGAATCGGGGGATTCCCTCTTATCGTTGAAAGGAGGAAATTTAGAAGCAAATATCACAAATTGTGCTAGCA GTGAGGAAGGAGCCGTTGGTTTTGCTTACACCAAGCCTAGATTAACCAAAATTGAAATCAATTCATTGTTAACTCTCTTCCCAGATATTTGTCCCAAATTTCTGGATTCTTTTGTGGCAAAAAACCCAACTAtgaattttgatgaaattgtAAATGAATTGTCCCAAA CCGAATATGCAAAACGGGAAATTGATCCTTTAGACATGTGGAACGACTTAAAACAAATGTTACCTAACGCCGATCCCACGTATTTGCGAAATCAAGCACGAGTTCTGGCCAAAAGACCCCTAGAAGAGTACGAAGAGTTTCTAAAAAATGCCATCGAAAAGAACGACTATCCCACCTTGCAGGATTACTTGAG gAAGCAAGAAAAACTTGAAGATATTTCAGTGTACACCAATCACTTTACTGTGGCTAATTTCCTGAAAATTGTGCCAAAACCGGTGGAATTTTTCACAAGTCCTGAACGTGAAGCTATTTTAGCTGACACGAGCGAAAGTGATAAAGAATTCGCCCTCACTTTTCTATACAACCAGTTTCCCTACTTACGCCAGaaccaaattcaaaaaatcttcaacAGCTACGGCCAACATTTGGTCAAAACTTGCAATAAACTGAAGGTTTTGCCTCGAGATTTCCGCAACCCACGGAAGCACATCGAACAGGATGAATGTTTCAatgttaaattattacaagaa ATCGCATTTTTGAAACACGAAAAGTCAATCAGACAGTAcctaaaattgcaaaatgacAGATATCGTAAAGCTTTGGACGAGGCCAGAAAATACGGCTTGTTGCAAACTTGTCTTTGCTGCTTTGACGAAGAGCTCATTCCTGAGGAGTGCCTATTTTGCGATAAAAACTgcactttttgcaaaaattgcgtCAAACTGGGGGCGGAACACGTGATCGGAGAGGGAGGAACAAAATTTCCGTGTCTGGCTGATTGTCCCTCCGAATTTAACTAttctgttttaaaaatggtcTTAAATGATAAGGTTTTCAAGCGGTTATGTCAGAGGAAGCAAAtcgaagaaataaaaaacgccAATGTGGACGGTTTGGAAACTTGCCCGTTCTGCGATTATGTGATGGTGCCAGAAGAAGgcgataaaatatttaaatgtggAAACATTGAGTGTATGAAGGAGTCGTGTCGAGAGTGCCGTCATGTGGCCCACATACCTTTAAAATGCTCCGAAATTGAATACGATGAAGATGTTAAATTGCGAACATACATTGAAAATGAAATGTCCGAGGCTTTTCTTAG GACCTGTCCGAGTTGTTCAAGAAAGTTTTACAAAGAGTCCGGTTGTAATAAAATGACTTGTCTTTGTGGGGCTAAAATGTGCTACATTTGTAAAGTTGCGGTTCAAGACTACTCACATTTTGGAAATGGAAG gtgcCCACTTTTTACCGAAAATTTGGACCAGCTTCACTTTGATAATGTTATACGAAGGGCACAAGCTGCGAAAGCTCAACTGGGGGTGGATAAAAACCCCAACAAGTTGAAATTCGATCCAACAAAGAATTTCCAGTTGAATTGA
- the LOC103312285 gene encoding uncharacterized protein LOC103312285 isoform X2, whose amino-acid sequence MNFDEIVNELSQTEYAKREIDPLDMWNDLKQMLPNADPTYLRNQARVLAKRPLEEYEEFLKNAIEKNDYPTLQDYLRKQEKLEDISVYTNHFTVANFLKIVPKPVEFFTSPEREAILADTSESDKEFALTFLYNQFPYLRQNQIQKIFNSYGQHLVKTCNKLKVLPRDFRNPRKHIEQDECFNVKLLQEIAFLKHEKSIRQYLKLQNDRYRKALDEARKYGLLQTCLCCFDEELIPEECLFCDKNCTFCKNCVKLGAEHVIGEGGTKFPCLADCPSEFNYSVLKMVLNDKVFKRLCQRKQIEEIKNANVDGLETCPFCDYVMVPEEGDKIFKCGNIECMKESCRECRHVAHIPLKCSEIEYDEDVKLRTYIENEMSEAFLRTCPSCSRKFYKESGCNKMTCLCGAKMCYICKVAVQDYSHFGNGRCPLFTENLDQLHFDNVIRRAQAAKAQLGVDKNPNKLKFDPTKNFQLN is encoded by the exons AtgaattttgatgaaattgtAAATGAATTGTCCCAAA CCGAATATGCAAAACGGGAAATTGATCCTTTAGACATGTGGAACGACTTAAAACAAATGTTACCTAACGCCGATCCCACGTATTTGCGAAATCAAGCACGAGTTCTGGCCAAAAGACCCCTAGAAGAGTACGAAGAGTTTCTAAAAAATGCCATCGAAAAGAACGACTATCCCACCTTGCAGGATTACTTGAG gAAGCAAGAAAAACTTGAAGATATTTCAGTGTACACCAATCACTTTACTGTGGCTAATTTCCTGAAAATTGTGCCAAAACCGGTGGAATTTTTCACAAGTCCTGAACGTGAAGCTATTTTAGCTGACACGAGCGAAAGTGATAAAGAATTCGCCCTCACTTTTCTATACAACCAGTTTCCCTACTTACGCCAGaaccaaattcaaaaaatcttcaacAGCTACGGCCAACATTTGGTCAAAACTTGCAATAAACTGAAGGTTTTGCCTCGAGATTTCCGCAACCCACGGAAGCACATCGAACAGGATGAATGTTTCAatgttaaattattacaagaa ATCGCATTTTTGAAACACGAAAAGTCAATCAGACAGTAcctaaaattgcaaaatgacAGATATCGTAAAGCTTTGGACGAGGCCAGAAAATACGGCTTGTTGCAAACTTGTCTTTGCTGCTTTGACGAAGAGCTCATTCCTGAGGAGTGCCTATTTTGCGATAAAAACTgcactttttgcaaaaattgcgtCAAACTGGGGGCGGAACACGTGATCGGAGAGGGAGGAACAAAATTTCCGTGTCTGGCTGATTGTCCCTCCGAATTTAACTAttctgttttaaaaatggtcTTAAATGATAAGGTTTTCAAGCGGTTATGTCAGAGGAAGCAAAtcgaagaaataaaaaacgccAATGTGGACGGTTTGGAAACTTGCCCGTTCTGCGATTATGTGATGGTGCCAGAAGAAGgcgataaaatatttaaatgtggAAACATTGAGTGTATGAAGGAGTCGTGTCGAGAGTGCCGTCATGTGGCCCACATACCTTTAAAATGCTCCGAAATTGAATACGATGAAGATGTTAAATTGCGAACATACATTGAAAATGAAATGTCCGAGGCTTTTCTTAG GACCTGTCCGAGTTGTTCAAGAAAGTTTTACAAAGAGTCCGGTTGTAATAAAATGACTTGTCTTTGTGGGGCTAAAATGTGCTACATTTGTAAAGTTGCGGTTCAAGACTACTCACATTTTGGAAATGGAAG gtgcCCACTTTTTACCGAAAATTTGGACCAGCTTCACTTTGATAATGTTATACGAAGGGCACAAGCTGCGAAAGCTCAACTGGGGGTGGATAAAAACCCCAACAAGTTGAAATTCGATCCAACAAAGAATTTCCAGTTGAATTGA